GAGGGGATTGCCTTCGATCTCGAGGGGCCTATCACGCTCGAGCGCTAACGCTTCGGTATGTCGCCGTCTCGTCGGACGATCGCCCGCGAACTCGAGTCACTTGCTGATTTTGCCGATCCCTCGCCCGACCTCGAGCAGTATCTGACGCCGCCTGAAATTGCTGCCCATGTCTGTCATCTGGCTGCACTCGAGGACGACCTTTCGCGGCCAGTCGTCGACCTTGGAACGGGGACTGGAATGCTCGCGATTGGGGCTGCACTTGCGGGTGCCGAACGCGTCATCGGGATCGACGTCGACACGGATGCGCTGGCGACCGCGCGGGAGAACGCGACTCGAGTCGGCGCTGCAGGCATCGACTGGGTTCGCGCCGACGCGACGGCCCCGCCGGTCGCACTCGAGGGCGCGACTGTGCTTTCGAATCCGCCCTTCGGCGCACAACGCGGGAATCGACACGCGGATCGGGACTTTCTCGAGGCCGCTGGCGCTGTCGGGACGGTGTCGTACACGATCCACAACGAGGGCAGCCAGGAATTCGTCGAGTCGTTCGCCGCGGACGCGGGCGGAGAGGTAACGCACGCGTTTCGAGCCGAGTTTCCGATTGAGCACCGGTTCGAGTTTCACACCGAAGCGGAGTCGACGCTGCAGGCGGAAGTGTTCCGGCTCGAGTGGACTCGTTGATTGCCTTCGACGCACGGCGTGAGACGGCAATTATAGTTGGTGAGACGTCGCATTATTCAGCGTGAAGGGCGGAACGTGTTCAGTACAGCGTGCAAACACGCACGTCAGTCCAGACAGATTCCCCAGTTGAGCGAAGGCTGAGCCACACTCTCTCCATCTTCGATAACGTCCAGTGATGACGAGAAGAGATAGACGCCATGGGGGAGACATGGATCTGCCTCGTGGGGTGCAACGAGAACGTACTCTTCTGTCACAGTCTCACCTGGATCCAATTCAACCCTCTCTTCCATCGGCTCGCCACCGATTGCAGCCTCGGCTTGCCAGCACCCGTCCGGATCTGGCGAGGAATAGTGCTCGAGCGATTCCCAATCGTTCAGGAGCCGAGCATCGCGATCACTGTGTTCACCGTGCGAGAGGGGCCTTGGGCCATAGGCAAACGTTCGCTCAGTTGGCGCGTTATTCCCAATGATGACTCGAATTTGAGCAGGATGGTCGGCAGTGAACTCGTGGCGGATTTCGATATCGAGATGAACGCCCTCGGCTGGCGTATCAACGCCGACAGAGATGTCCGGAGTCAAGCTCTCCGCTTCGTCGGTTGGAACGTCGTCATCAGGGGCGGAACAGTCAGCCTTCAACTTTTCCACAGATGGCACATCAGTCGTCAACGCTGGCTCGCCAGTCGTTTGATCGCTGAAGGGAACACTTCCGAGACAGCCGGTGAGGACGGGCAGTGTTCCAGTCGCGGCGAGCAGCTGACGCCGATTCATACCAGATGCTCACTGGTACGTTGTGATAGGTTTTCTGAAAATCACATTTCAAATTAGTATTTTCTCAGTACAGTTCTGACGGTACTGGTCCTGGTTTCAATTCGAACATGATCTGCATGCCGACGCCGTGCTCCACTCAACTTACTCCTCGAGGTGTTCGATTCGCGCATACCGGCCTGCGCGCCAGCCGGCGATGAGCGCGACCACGGTGCCGACCACAATCGAGAGCCCGAAGCCGATTGCGTACACCTCGAGTGGTGTCTGGAGCAAGTCATCGAAGCCGGCGACGGAGCCAGCGAGGCTGTTGAGTCGGCCGACGAGCACCGGCGTTGCTGCGAGTCCAATGACCCCGCCGAGCAGCCCGATGAGTAACCCTTGCATCCCGATGGTTCCTGCGAGCAGTCGCCTCGAGAGGCCGATTGCCCGGAGGGCAGCGAGTTGCGTTCGCTGCTGGGCGGCCACAAGTGCGAACAGGTTGATGGTGAGGACGAGCCCACCGACGACGGCGAGGCCGACGAGCGTCCCGCCGCTTGCAAGCACGAGCGGCTGTTCCTCGAGCATGGCACCGATCTGTTCGTCACTGGTTCGGATGTCGTACTCAGGGTACTCCTCCTCGAGGTCGGCAGCGACCTCCTCGCGGTCAGCGTCGTCGGCGACGTTGCCGGTGATGAATGTCGCCCTGTCGGTGCCGATCGTCCCGGCAACGGCCTGTAGATCCACCAGTGGGAGCGAGACGGTTTCCGAGCCCAGGAATTGTGAGTAGTACTGAGAGGTGCCGACGACGGTGAACTCGTAGTCTGGCGCACTCTCCTGGCTGGTGCCGACGTAGATCGTGTCGCCAACGTCTGCACCGATTTCGTCTGCGACGCGTGGATCGAGGACGATCTCCTCGGTCGTCGGCTCGCTCGAGCGCT
The Natronolimnobius sp. AArcel1 genome window above contains:
- a CDS encoding ABC transporter permease, whose translation is MISGSLIRTKAVTGLAIAQLRRSPGRTALTVVAVTIAILSITLLASLGVGVVETGEDGLENADQDIWISSDPVDPSASGTENPIVGSHGIAADLVERDDMTYATPIAIHDVYLGTDPDDLERRPAVGAQQTHEGFDFEEGEGFETPESAYEERSSEPTTEEIVLDPRVADEIGADVGDTIYVGTSQESAPDYEFTVVGTSQYYSQFLGSETVSLPLVDLQAVAGTIGTDRATFITGNVADDADREEVAADLEEEYPEYDIRTSDEQIGAMLEEQPLVLASGGTLVGLAVVGGLVLTINLFALVAAQQRTQLAALRAIGLSRRLLAGTIGMQGLLIGLLGGVIGLAATPVLVGRLNSLAGSVAGFDDLLQTPLEVYAIGFGLSIVVGTVVALIAGWRAGRYARIEHLEE
- a CDS encoding METTL5 family protein — protein: MSPSRRTIARELESLADFADPSPDLEQYLTPPEIAAHVCHLAALEDDLSRPVVDLGTGTGMLAIGAALAGAERVIGIDVDTDALATARENATRVGAAGIDWVRADATAPPVALEGATVLSNPPFGAQRGNRHADRDFLEAAGAVGTVSYTIHNEGSQEFVESFAADAGGEVTHAFRAEFPIEHRFEFHTEAESTLQAEVFRLEWTR